In the genome of Ignisphaera cupida, one region contains:
- a CDS encoding tRNA (cytidine(56)-2'-O)-methyltransferase (catalyzes the S-adenosyl-methionine-dependent 2'-O-ribose methylation of C56 in tRNA transcripts), translated as MSSCISVEDLKKHVYVLRLGHRPQRDRRVTTHVALVARAFGARGIYIANVIDKNVKQSVDKVIKRWGGSYFEVIDGVNPFEIIKQYKKEKSCIVHLTMYGLPIDKAITNIIEECEKILVIVGAEKVERVFYELADYNIAIGNQPHSEVSALALFLDRLWQGREMNLCFPDAKYYIVPSAKDKMVKRVER; from the coding sequence ATGTCGAGCTGTATCTCAGTTGAAGATCTTAAAAAACATGTATATGTATTAAGGCTTGGCCATAGACCTCAAAGAGATCGTAGAGTCACAACACATGTTGCACTTGTTGCTAGAGCTTTTGGTGCTAGGGGAATCTACATAGCTAATGTTATTGACAAAAATGTTAAACAGTCCGTAGATAAGGTTATTAAGAGGTGGGGAGGATCATATTTTGAAGTAATAGATGGTGTTAACCCATTTGAGATTATAAAGCAATACAAAAAAGAAAAATCATGTATTGTTCATTTAACTATGTATGGACTCCCAATAGATAAAGCAATTACAAATATTATAGAGGAATGCGAAAAGATTTTAGTTATTGTTGGTGCTGAAAAAGTTGAGAGAGTTTTTTATGAATTGGCTGATTATAATATAGCTATAGGAAATCAACCACATTCAGAGGTTTCTGCGTTAGCACTATTTTTAGATAGATTATGGCAAGGACGTGAAATGAATTTATGTTTCCCTGACGCAAAATATTATATTGTACCAAGTGCTAAAGATAAGATGGTGAAACGAGTTGAGAGATAG
- the tgtA gene encoding tRNA guanosine(15) transglycosylase TgtA — protein sequence MRDQDLAGRIGRLKTRSGTIETPYIFPVIDPSLKEQFIKPSELMNMEFNAIITNAYLLKKHFPHVKNIHSHLNFNGVIMTDSGAYQILRYGKIDVSNKEIIEYQCFIGSDIGVILDIPTRFDVSKEEAYNSARETLNRAKEALSIISGEACRNTLWTLPIQGGIYLDVLSESAAKSVDLFYQGFSIFALGSPTTLLEQYLFDKVIDMIFTVRSKLPFAAPLHLFGAGHPLILPFAVALGVDLFDSASYILYAKDNRYITRRGTYRLEELDYAPCQCPICSKHSPKELLEMTKNERIRLLAMHNLYVIKEEINEIKQAIKEGRFWEYLEFKANAHPSTKKAFTTILKYVEYLYKHSPLSKPNARAVLILSEYSIFNPRIVHAKRKMLSEGIHSNKDVLIFLPYIFKEKYEVRDLIKSLTKEIDMNTQKIGVYLYYPVIGAVPWELRHVYPYSQFELSLDKLTENIVIDLAHHIFKIIMMSKNASIIYLVSSGEEWQEELYKKIVKLVENSGKRSSIKFLLFDKQ from the coding sequence ATTAGAGATCAAGATCTTGCAGGCAGAATAGGAAGATTAAAAACAAGATCAGGAACAATTGAAACTCCTTACATATTTCCTGTGATCGATCCATCTCTTAAAGAGCAATTTATTAAGCCTTCTGAGCTAATGAATATGGAATTCAATGCTATAATTACAAATGCATATTTATTGAAAAAGCATTTTCCACATGTAAAAAATATACATAGTCATTTAAATTTTAATGGAGTTATTATGACTGATTCAGGTGCTTATCAAATTCTTAGATATGGCAAAATAGATGTGAGTAATAAAGAAATTATAGAGTATCAATGTTTCATTGGAAGCGATATTGGAGTTATACTCGATATTCCAACAAGATTTGATGTAAGTAAAGAAGAAGCTTATAATAGTGCAAGAGAGACATTGAATAGAGCAAAGGAAGCACTTAGTATAATATCTGGTGAAGCTTGCAGAAATACTTTATGGACCTTACCTATTCAAGGTGGGATTTATTTAGATGTTCTCAGCGAATCTGCAGCAAAATCTGTAGATTTATTTTATCAAGGTTTTAGCATTTTTGCACTAGGAAGTCCAACAACACTACTTGAGCAGTATTTATTCGATAAAGTAATTGACATGATATTCACTGTTAGATCAAAATTGCCATTTGCTGCTCCTCTTCATTTATTTGGTGCTGGACACCCACTGATATTGCCTTTTGCTGTAGCCCTTGGTGTAGATCTGTTTGATTCTGCTAGTTATATACTCTATGCAAAGGACAATAGATACATCACGCGAAGAGGAACTTATAGACTTGAAGAGCTAGACTATGCTCCATGCCAATGCCCCATATGTTCAAAACATTCACCAAAGGAATTATTAGAAATGACAAAAAATGAAAGAATAAGGCTTCTTGCAATGCATAATCTGTATGTAATTAAAGAGGAAATAAATGAAATTAAACAAGCCATAAAGGAGGGTAGGTTTTGGGAATACCTAGAATTTAAAGCAAATGCTCATCCATCTACTAAGAAAGCATTTACAACAATTCTTAAGTATGTAGAATATCTTTACAAGCATTCACCATTGTCAAAACCAAATGCTAGAGCAGTCTTAATTTTGTCTGAATATTCTATATTTAATCCGAGAATTGTTCACGCCAAAAGAAAAATGCTGTCTGAGGGAATTCATAGTAACAAAGATGTATTGATATTTCTTCCCTACATATTTAAAGAAAAATATGAAGTTAGAGACCTCATAAAAAGTCTTACAAAAGAAATTGATATGAATACTCAAAAAATAGGTGTATACCTCTACTATCCAGTTATAGGGGCTGTGCCCTGGGAGCTCAGACATGTCTATCCATATTCTCAGTTTGAGCTTAGTTTAGATAAGCTTACAGAAAACATTGTTATTGATTTAGCTCATCACATCTTCAAAATCATTATGATGTCGAAAAATGCTTCAATAATATATTTAGTAAGTAGTGGAGAAGAATGGCAAGAGGAATTGTATAAAAAGATAGTTAAACTAGTAGAAAACTCTGGTAAGAGATCTTCAATTAAATTCTTATTATTTGATAAACAGTAG
- a CDS encoding multiprotein bridging factor aMBF1: MCGEPITNGKQHKVSIDNTILTVCDSCFIKLSKNKFDEKTNKKATQKKPSTASIISKQVQSLKTQVSSTQIKKRSTISYDRYELVDDYAERIKKARESLGWSQSTLAVKAKVSENIIKRIESGKLRPSFDLAKKLEEILNIRLLVPIVEEELKKGRDIVKEVTLGEIVNIRGEKE; this comes from the coding sequence TTGTGTGGCGAGCCCATCACCAATGGAAAACAACACAAAGTCTCTATAGACAATACCATATTGACGGTGTGTGACAGCTGCTTTATTAAACTAAGCAAAAATAAGTTTGATGAAAAAACAAACAAAAAAGCAACACAGAAAAAGCCTAGTACAGCAAGCATTATATCCAAACAAGTGCAGAGCTTGAAAACTCAAGTATCATCAACTCAAATCAAAAAAAGGAGCACCATTTCATATGATCGCTATGAACTTGTTGATGACTATGCTGAAAGAATAAAAAAGGCTCGTGAATCATTAGGATGGTCACAGTCTACACTAGCTGTAAAAGCTAAGGTTAGTGAAAACATTATTAAGAGGATAGAAAGTGGAAAGCTTCGACCATCATTTGACTTAGCTAAAAAACTTGAGGAAATTCTAAACATAAGGCTTCTTGTACCTATAGTTGAAGAAGAGCTAAAAAAAGGTAGAGACATAGTAAAAGAGGTTACATTAGGAGAGATTGTGAATATTAGAGGAGAAAAGGAGTAA
- a CDS encoding ATP-binding protein, which produces MHSTKNNGLSIYIEKYDDNVLRIESYPKAITYSLVVSLRYVSRGKVEHEYVKNIEHRILESLLNRVVNANQRYFLLSCLDSNKVSTYIMVLSKEKNEINKEADVICSIIENLSNNSINCKVEKSESAINILKRCLYGDSIENPLKWLLNVFSKRMDSNNINNVFLLEHPLSFEWGYPNIEPQKYEYLSKIFDNSDNAIRLGIIHSTNITAKLKPEHLVKHIIIVGATGSGKSTTASIIAREATRINYTVFIIDWHGEYASLLSDCNNIEYTNPVEGTIPSFLNLKSIIEYEPLAFIEILENVLELTPPQVHILEEAIKALLNKKALELYDIDLLMDIIQNTSLSARWVSESREALIRKLKVLSSEYLNIKWRGVREVGIEKGKILVFDVSSIPNTRVKRILASIAIKTATLKAQYNEVEKPLLIIVDEAHNIFTKNNPISNLIAEVRKWGVGFVIVTQTPSLLAPVVLRNANTRIIHAIKSSIDIKTLLGLSILKKEYKKVIPSLKPGEALVIIPELPEPILVKIGLISS; this is translated from the coding sequence ATGCACAGCACCAAAAATAATGGTCTTTCAATTTATATTGAGAAATATGATGATAATGTTTTGCGCATTGAATCTTATCCAAAGGCTATTACATATAGTCTTGTAGTTTCGTTGAGATATGTTAGCAGAGGTAAAGTTGAACATGAATATGTGAAAAACATTGAACATAGGATATTAGAATCCTTGCTAAATAGAGTTGTAAATGCTAATCAACGATATTTTTTACTAAGTTGTTTAGATTCCAACAAAGTTTCTACATATATAATGGTATTGTCAAAAGAAAAAAATGAGATAAATAAAGAAGCAGATGTGATATGTTCCATCATTGAAAATCTATCTAATAACAGTATTAATTGCAAAGTAGAGAAATCAGAAAGTGCTATTAACATTTTGAAGAGGTGTCTATATGGAGATTCAATAGAGAATCCACTGAAGTGGTTATTAAATGTATTTTCAAAAAGAATGGATTCAAACAATATTAATAATGTGTTTTTACTTGAGCATCCACTATCTTTTGAATGGGGATATCCAAATATAGAACCTCAAAAATACGAGTATTTATCAAAAATATTTGATAATAGTGATAATGCTATAAGACTAGGTATTATTCATTCAACTAATATTACAGCAAAATTAAAACCAGAGCATTTAGTGAAGCACATTATAATTGTTGGTGCTACTGGAAGTGGAAAATCGACTACAGCCTCAATAATAGCTCGTGAAGCTACTAGAATTAACTACACAGTTTTTATTATTGATTGGCACGGCGAATATGCTTCACTGTTGAGTGATTGCAACAATATTGAATATACAAATCCTGTAGAGGGAACTATACCATCATTTTTAAATTTAAAAAGCATTATCGAATACGAACCATTAGCATTTATAGAAATTCTAGAAAATGTTCTTGAGTTAACACCACCACAAGTGCATATATTGGAAGAAGCTATAAAAGCATTGTTGAATAAAAAAGCGTTGGAACTTTATGATATAGATCTTCTAATGGATATTATACAAAACACATCTCTTTCAGCAAGATGGGTTTCAGAGTCGAGAGAGGCCTTAATTAGAAAGTTGAAGGTTTTATCAAGTGAGTATTTGAATATAAAGTGGAGAGGAGTAAGAGAAGTAGGAATAGAGAAAGGCAAGATATTAGTATTTGATGTGTCCTCAATTCCTAATACACGTGTTAAAAGAATTTTAGCGTCAATAGCTATAAAAACTGCTACATTAAAAGCTCAGTACAATGAAGTTGAAAAACCGTTGCTAATAATAGTGGATGAAGCACACAATATCTTTACTAAGAATAATCCAATATCTAATTTAATTGCTGAGGTTAGAAAATGGGGTGTGGGATTTGTTATTGTTACTCAAACACCTTCATTATTAGCACCTGTTGTTCTAAGAAATGCAAATACTAGGATAATTCACGCCATAAAATCTTCAATTGATATAAAAACTCTGTTGGGGTTATCAATACTTAAAAAAGAATATAAGAAGGTGATTCCTTCGCTAAAACCTGGCGAAGCTCTTGTTATAATACCTGAATTACCAGAGCCTATACTAGTAAAAATTGGTTTAATTTCTAGTTAA
- a CDS encoding DNA-directed RNA polymerase subunit G, translating to MSLMLKCIIEDVSKSRIPDIQILEMKCSNEVEIKMDIHRKLNLFKPKEEITFILSKELPQYIEGKDFVAHGFIIAKKAENNNTNMYISLWGFLIIISVTNENLISGFNIMDKVYVKMSH from the coding sequence ATGAGTTTAATGCTAAAATGTATTATAGAGGATGTGTCAAAATCTCGTATACCAGATATTCAAATACTTGAAATGAAATGTAGCAATGAAGTTGAAATTAAGATGGATATTCATAGAAAGTTAAATCTTTTTAAACCTAAGGAGGAAATTACATTTATTCTCTCAAAAGAATTGCCACAATATATTGAAGGAAAGGATTTTGTAGCCCATGGATTCATCATTGCGAAGAAAGCTGAGAATAACAATACAAACATGTACATAAGTTTGTGGGGCTTCTTAATAATAATTTCAGTAACAAATGAAAATTTGATCTCAGGCTTTAATATAATGGATAAAGTTTATGTTAAAATGTCTCATTAG
- the hflX gene encoding GTPase HflX translates to MIIKENTILVIKKEDMQYIDEIVAVVKEAGFEPKLVVKISKIDTSCYLTYGKILKLKYEMESNNVKKLCIYDNLKPRQITCLMKELNAEIIDHVMLLLKIFQMHAGSKEALLQIEMARLLHELPLIREWIRRSKMGELPGFLGGGRYAIDVQYEHVRRRIARIRKELSEIRARRQIERERRRSSGWIHVAIIGYTNAGKTSLFNALTNLNKPTGNEMFTTLTPKSYAINICSEDAEKIVLVDTIGFIKKLPIEIIEAFKVVLEEIRHADILLLVIDVSKDFASIHNEIDSSLNILSNIGFEGKPMIIALNKIDLLNSQHKKEGNIDEIIEAIHKYLLSRNVNVIGIIPISALKGLNIDTLKEFICRAVSQLKILKNMYMY, encoded by the coding sequence TTGATAATTAAAGAGAATACAATTTTAGTTATTAAGAAGGAAGATATGCAATACATAGATGAAATTGTTGCAGTGGTTAAAGAAGCAGGGTTTGAGCCCAAGCTTGTTGTTAAAATATCGAAAATCGATACAAGCTGCTACCTTACATACGGCAAAATATTGAAACTTAAATATGAAATGGAGAGCAACAATGTAAAAAAGCTTTGTATATATGATAATTTGAAGCCTAGGCAGATAACGTGTTTGATGAAGGAATTGAATGCAGAAATCATTGACCATGTTATGTTATTGCTTAAAATATTTCAAATGCATGCAGGTTCTAAAGAGGCGTTGCTTCAAATTGAAATGGCTCGACTTTTGCATGAATTACCTCTCATTAGGGAATGGATTAGAAGAAGCAAAATGGGTGAATTACCTGGTTTCCTTGGTGGAGGCAGATATGCTATAGATGTTCAGTATGAGCATGTAAGAAGAAGAATAGCTAGGATACGAAAAGAGTTAAGTGAGATAAGAGCTAGGAGACAAATTGAAAGAGAAAGAAGAAGAAGTTCTGGATGGATACATGTAGCAATAATAGGCTACACTAATGCAGGAAAGACATCACTTTTCAATGCTTTAACTAATCTAAACAAACCAACTGGAAATGAAATGTTTACTACATTAACACCAAAATCATATGCTATAAATATTTGCAGTGAAGATGCAGAGAAAATTGTATTGGTAGATACAATAGGATTTATTAAGAAATTGCCTATTGAAATTATTGAAGCATTCAAAGTTGTTCTTGAGGAAATAAGACATGCGGACATATTACTACTTGTTATAGATGTTAGTAAAGATTTTGCCTCTATACATAACGAAATTGATTCTTCGCTTAACATTTTAAGTAATATAGGCTTTGAAGGCAAACCTATGATTATTGCCTTAAATAAGATAGATCTTTTAAATTCTCAACACAAAAAAGAGGGAAACATTGATGAAATTATTGAGGCTATTCACAAATATTTGCTAAGTAGAAATGTAAATGTGATAGGAATTATCCCAATTTCTGCTTTAAAAGGTTTAAACATAGATACATTAAAGGAGTTTATATGTCGAGCTGTATCTCAGTTGAAGATCTTAAAAAACATGTATATGTATTAA
- a CDS encoding DNA cytosine methyltransferase — protein MKPRIIDLFCGAGGFSRGFKESGFNIVFAIDNDPACGKSYKTNFPEAIVLIDDIKNVSGSDITYFTQGKYDVVIGSPPCEPFTGANPNRERDPLDRLYKDPIGRLTLEFIRIVGELKPKVFVMENVPAILDEPIRNSLIYEFQYVGYNQIYFNVLDAEKYGTPSRRRRVFISNVPINPKPVKRLIRVIDALSDLPPPSQSNIPNHEYVPISDKKMKKISRLRHGKALYYYYGDSKVLPNFIKLDPYRIAPTVLGSSRFIHPFENRLLTVREQARLMGYPDDHIFFGGKDQQFNQVGESVPPTLSFAIAKFLMETMFK, from the coding sequence ATGAAGCCTAGAATCATAGACTTGTTTTGTGGAGCTGGAGGTTTTTCAAGAGGATTCAAAGAATCAGGATTTAATATAGTTTTTGCTATAGATAATGATCCTGCATGTGGAAAGTCATATAAAACAAACTTTCCTGAAGCAATAGTACTTATAGATGATATAAAAAATGTTTCGGGTTCTGACATAACCTACTTTACCCAGGGCAAATATGATGTAGTCATTGGAAGTCCTCCATGCGAACCTTTTACAGGAGCTAATCCTAATAGAGAACGCGATCCTCTTGATAGACTTTACAAAGATCCAATAGGTAGATTAACACTTGAGTTTATTCGAATTGTTGGTGAGCTAAAGCCCAAGGTATTTGTGATGGAGAATGTTCCTGCAATTTTAGATGAACCAATAAGAAATAGTTTGATTTATGAATTTCAATATGTGGGATATAACCAAATATATTTTAATGTTCTTGATGCTGAGAAATATGGAACACCAAGTAGAAGAAGAAGAGTTTTCATATCAAATGTTCCAATAAATCCAAAACCTGTAAAAAGACTTATACGTGTTATAGATGCATTAAGCGATTTGCCACCACCGTCGCAATCCAATATTCCAAATCATGAGTATGTACCTATATCAGATAAGAAAATGAAGAAAATATCAAGATTGCGACATGGCAAAGCCCTATATTATTACTATGGCGATTCAAAGGTGCTTCCAAATTTCATTAAGTTAGACCCTTATAGAATTGCTCCAACAGTTCTTGGATCCTCTAGATTTATACACCCATTTGAGAATAGACTTTTAACAGTTCGTGAACAAGCTAGGCTCATGGGGTATCCTGATGACCACATATTTTTTGGTGGAAAAGATCAACAATTTAATCAAGTTGGGGAATCTGTACCTCCAACACTATCATTTGCCATAGCAAAATTTTTAATGGAAACAATGTTCAAATAA
- a CDS encoding PUA domain-containing protein: MSNSLSKIQYCSKPTRDEIDMLILLLNYFYGDYTQKIVENLNLDDLSFCYSKKTKRLRAIMYRNEMFAFIRASDFRLIPHIPLAILLHKVIPFPKHRIVVINEIVPDIMGSHTIFSKHVIQGDENIKPFDEVLIVDEEDNLIGVGRAIISYEAMITSLRGPAVQVREKVER, from the coding sequence ATGTCAAATTCTCTTAGCAAAATCCAATATTGCTCCAAACCTACAAGAGATGAAATAGACATGCTAATATTGCTGCTAAACTATTTTTATGGAGACTATACACAAAAAATTGTAGAGAATCTTAACCTAGATGACTTATCCTTTTGCTATTCTAAAAAAACAAAAAGATTAAGAGCAATAATGTATAGAAATGAGATGTTTGCTTTTATTAGAGCTTCTGACTTTAGATTAATACCTCACATTCCACTAGCCATCTTGCTCCATAAAGTAATACCATTTCCAAAGCACCGTATTGTAGTAATTAACGAAATTGTGCCTGATATAATGGGATCTCACACTATTTTTTCAAAACATGTTATACAAGGTGATGAAAATATAAAGCCATTTGATGAAGTCTTAATAGTAGATGAAGAAGATAATCTCATAGGTGTGGGAAGAGCGATTATTAGTTATGAGGCAATGATAACTAGTTTAAGAGGTCCTGCGGTGCAAGTTCGTGAAAAAGTAGAAAGGTGA
- a CDS encoding proteasome assembly chaperone family protein — MKRKYNLRLLVNTNSIVKEKMVLITGFQGFGTVGYLTTRYLVSKLAMSLIGYIEPPYIPDFTSVEEYGLSMPHEVFFKDLNNLGITVLLNRINPDRRYLTSFVKAFTKLLKSLKIECVYLVGGLDIRFREGNEEFRWLKTKASNVTLDKPYFIKGAYIVGPIASLLIELEKNNIPAIAIFPYTEPESVDHRATAIAIKALNSLLDISVDVEELIKYAEKIEELERSVQEMLLGLEKKESVMHT, encoded by the coding sequence GTGAAGAGAAAATATAACCTAAGGTTACTTGTCAATACTAATAGCATAGTAAAGGAGAAAATGGTTTTAATTACTGGTTTTCAAGGATTTGGCACAGTAGGATATTTAACAACAAGATACTTGGTGTCAAAACTTGCCATGAGTTTAATAGGATACATAGAACCTCCATACATTCCAGACTTTACATCTGTTGAAGAATATGGATTGAGCATGCCACATGAAGTATTCTTTAAGGATTTGAATAATTTAGGCATAACTGTGTTGCTTAATAGAATAAATCCAGATAGAAGATACTTAACGAGTTTTGTTAAAGCATTTACTAAATTGTTAAAAAGCTTGAAAATAGAATGTGTATATCTAGTAGGAGGACTTGATATACGTTTTCGTGAAGGAAATGAAGAATTTAGATGGCTAAAAACAAAAGCAAGCAATGTTACATTAGATAAGCCTTACTTTATAAAAGGTGCATATATCGTGGGGCCAATAGCATCGTTGTTAATAGAACTAGAAAAAAATAATATACCAGCCATAGCCATATTCCCATATACAGAGCCTGAAAGTGTTGATCATAGAGCAACTGCCATAGCTATTAAGGCTTTAAACTCATTGCTAGATATATCAGTTGATGTTGAAGAGCTCATAAAGTATGCCGAAAAAATTGAGGAGTTAGAGAGAAGCGTGCAAGAAATGTTGCTAGGGTTGGAGAAAAAAGAAAGTGTTATGCACACCTAG
- a CDS encoding RecB-family nuclease translates to MTKIYLVAHAPSSPYRLIDLAKLAYSFNFINGFVVVKPVGLAAQNGLPEVFKLAYKHGKSLFVLSQLRELKDLLSIEMLVFIIQGHKDAPDIENVINRNVSSLAIIVQAGETPFNKEDISLGYVSKISEMSEIFSPNAVAEAAAALLKISKILR, encoded by the coding sequence ATGACAAAAATATACTTAGTTGCGCACGCTCCATCAAGTCCGTATAGACTAATAGACCTAGCTAAACTTGCTTATTCATTTAATTTCATCAACGGATTTGTAGTTGTGAAACCTGTTGGCCTGGCTGCGCAAAATGGTCTTCCAGAAGTATTTAAGTTAGCTTATAAGCATGGTAAATCACTTTTCGTATTATCACAATTAAGAGAGTTAAAGGATCTTTTATCAATTGAAATGCTAGTATTCATTATTCAAGGACACAAAGATGCACCTGACATAGAAAATGTAATAAATCGAAATGTAAGTTCTTTGGCAATTATAGTTCAAGCTGGGGAAACACCATTTAATAAGGAGGATATCTCATTGGGCTACGTTTCTAAAATTAGTGAAATGAGTGAAATTTTTTCGCCTAATGCTGTTGCAGAGGCTGCTGCTGCTCTTCTAAAGATTTCAAAGATTCTAAGGTAG
- a CDS encoding proteasome-activating nucleotidase codes for MLDISTLRELLFKYKEELEYYKSQLEKLTAPPLVEATLIDVLPDGRAIVRSSSGPVLIVNVLEVVDKSKLRPGVSVALNQRGSAIVEVLPRVEDPSVRVFEVIERPNVTYSDIGGLEQQIAEIREVVELPLKNPFIFKAMGIEPPKGVLLYGPPGCGKTLLAKAVAHESNATFIRIVASELAQKFIGEGARLVKEVFALARRKAPAIVLIDEIDAIAAKRLDVGTSGEREIHRTLTQLLAEIDGFDPLDNVKIIATTNRIDILDPAILRPGRFDKIIEIPLPDIKGRYEIFKIHTRKMPLAIDVDLVELAKMTEGATGADIRAICTEAALHAIRSNRLVIERKDFLYAIEKVLKKRFRPYAGIAQSMSQSREAIEYHL; via the coding sequence ATGCTAGATATTTCCACACTAAGAGAACTGCTATTTAAATACAAGGAAGAGCTTGAATATTATAAATCTCAGCTAGAAAAACTTACTGCACCACCTCTTGTAGAAGCAACATTGATAGATGTTTTGCCGGATGGAAGAGCTATTGTAAGAAGTTCATCAGGACCTGTGTTAATAGTTAATGTTTTAGAGGTTGTTGATAAATCAAAATTAAGACCTGGTGTTTCTGTCGCCCTAAATCAAAGAGGTTCAGCAATTGTAGAGGTTTTGCCAAGAGTTGAAGATCCTAGTGTTAGGGTATTTGAGGTTATTGAAAGACCTAATGTCACATATAGCGATATTGGAGGTTTGGAGCAGCAAATAGCTGAGATTAGAGAGGTTGTTGAGCTACCATTGAAAAACCCGTTTATATTTAAGGCTATGGGTATAGAGCCTCCAAAAGGGGTTTTACTCTATGGTCCTCCAGGCTGTGGAAAAACACTTCTTGCAAAAGCAGTTGCGCACGAAAGTAATGCAACATTTATTCGAATTGTGGCATCAGAACTTGCACAGAAATTTATTGGTGAAGGTGCTAGACTTGTTAAAGAAGTTTTTGCATTAGCTAGAAGAAAAGCACCAGCAATAGTACTAATAGATGAAATAGATGCAATAGCTGCTAAAAGACTTGATGTGGGAACAAGTGGTGAAAGAGAGATACATAGAACACTAACACAGCTGCTAGCTGAAATAGATGGTTTTGACCCCTTAGACAATGTCAAGATTATTGCAACAACTAATAGAATTGATATATTGGACCCAGCCATTCTAAGACCTGGCAGATTCGATAAAATAATTGAAATACCACTACCAGATATAAAAGGACGCTATGAAATATTTAAAATCCATACAAGAAAAATGCCACTTGCAATAGATGTTGATTTAGTAGAATTAGCTAAGATGACAGAAGGTGCTACAGGAGCTGATATAAGAGCAATATGTACAGAAGCTGCTTTACATGCTATAAGAAGCAATAGATTGGTTATAGAAAGAAAGGATTTTCTATATGCAATAGAAAAAGTTTTGAAGAAAAGATTTAGACCTTATGCAGGTATTGCTCAATCCATGTCACAAAGTAGAGAAGCAATAGAATATCACCTATAA
- a CDS encoding Lsm family RNA-binding protein, with protein MSYSSRSIVGELAKNIDKKVLVRLVDGKTYIGKLISFDQNSLHIVLGNVESSDGGKYYRVIVNGSRISEIIIQEQPIFNAEEFASLLISKLGLRADVVKILSDTNSVIVYDRIRVSEAGVEGSGSLAQKIYEIYNEYIESKRKG; from the coding sequence TTGAGCTATAGTAGTAGAAGCATTGTTGGAGAACTTGCGAAGAATATAGACAAGAAAGTGTTGGTTAGACTAGTTGATGGAAAAACATATATTGGTAAACTAATTTCCTTTGACCAAAACTCTCTTCATATTGTGTTAGGCAATGTTGAAAGTAGTGATGGTGGAAAATACTACAGAGTTATAGTTAATGGGTCGAGAATTTCGGAGATAATAATTCAAGAGCAGCCAATATTTAATGCAGAAGAATTTGCATCACTACTAATTTCAAAACTTGGATTGCGAGCAGATGTTGTAAAAATTCTTTCTGATACAAATTCTGTTATAGTTTATGATAGAATAAGAGTTAGTGAGGCTGGTGTTGAAGGCTCTGGTAGTCTTGCTCAAAAAATCTATGAAATATACAATGAGTATATAGAAAGCAAGAGAAAAGGCTGA